One Aspergillus oryzae RIB40 DNA, chromosome 2 genomic window carries:
- a CDS encoding tubulin gamma complex associated family protein (gamma-tubulin complex, DGRIP91/SPC98 component), with the protein MSARHSTRPRRIEDALSQLVDNLTHRFSYAATEDELPDEEYEALAVRQQENLEHSWRILDAYSNSSNDPTSPNGGAGLGITRRGSLAGGENINNASDLIKRKLLRENASPDKAMRFSNLYSRLLTQPVLSQKWAILYLLYRLSSLDDYDESFEEEGGSRSPAVEPGNIQNLLWKGQRARQGLGPMSDEEGPAISSSASQIPARLERKASQRRPEREIRDMGEDEELEMAQEHQRYRAMSDAAARDIQMEEQRTAQPQLAPDDQQKLARPAENGLLRDLPFVLQGLSSSNLEFTSSTLKLPPTLPIPLVSLLNTLAEPGLLYKGLSAFVESSSGGLLNQSLRAALSNELRSYLGLVATLEGEIRRALAAPGASTSPASVAKTGVTLKRCVVWTRDATMALRLMSVIVEEAQNKKGGQLISMIHGFSTSHGDPFVCALAEKLLTHVTRPFYDMLRLWIYDGELSDPYQEFFVVEPEVSPSTDPRRLATSVWEDKYKLDDDLVPSIITQDFAKKVFLIGKSLNFIRYGCGDSGWVEAYSKESSKELRYGDTASLETSIDEAYKSTMARLIYLMDEKFKLFDHLRALKKYLLLGQGDFIALLMESLASNLDRPANSQYRHTLTAQLEHAIRASNAQYDSSDVLRRLDARMLELSHGEIGWDCFTLEYKIDAPVDVVITPWGSTQYLKVFNFLWRVKRVEFALGSTWRRCMTGARGVLRSVDDKVGPDWKGARCAIAEMIHFVCQLQYYILFEVIEASWDQLQASISKPGCTLDDLIEAHTKYLESITHKGLLGSSSSSKSSSSNKHQEESFLTQLHQILKIMLAYKDAVDGLYSFSVAEFTRRQELSAKIETRTAQGRWGVTERDLLSSRRTRGHQNSVSSMSTPNVGNSADDIGTPSSLMGQDLSADDHMLASLRVRLRDLSAEFRSRLNTLLGDLAYQPDVDMRFLAVVMNFNDFYEPVRKRRTATSSRDKERLRRKAAEGNAQKEMKKERRDPTGPESASGSGAQAP; encoded by the exons ATGTCAGCTCGTCACTCTACGCGCCCACGCCGCATTGAGGATGCCCTCTCGCAGCTCGTTGACAATCTCACTCACCGATTCTCTTACGCCGCCACGGAAGACGAGCTCCCCGACGAAGAATACGAGGCCCTCGCAGTGCGACAGCAGGAGAACCTTGAACACTCATGGCGAATACTCGATGCTTATTCCAATTCAAGCAATGATCCAACGTCGCCAAACGGTGGGGCGGGACTGGGGATCACTCGTAGAGGAAGCTTAGCAGGTGGTGAGAATATCAACAACGCGTCGGACTTGATAAAGCGGAAGCTGCTACGTGAAAATGCAAGCCCAGATAAAGCGATGCGGTTCTCCAATTTATACTCGCGCCTTCTAACCCAACCTGTCCTATCACAAAAGTGGGCCATCTTATACCTACTTTATCGGCTGTCGAGCTTGGATGACTACGACGAAAgcttcgaggaggaaggaggcaGTCGGAGTCCAGCCGTCGAACCAGGTAATATACAGAACTTGCTATGGAAGGGACAGCGAGCAAGACAGGGACTGGGGCCGATGTCAGATGAGGAAGGTCCGGCTATCAGTTCATCAGCATCGCAAATACCGGCGCGCCTCGAACGGAAAGCTTCCCAGCGACGACCGGAACGGGAGATACGGGAcatgggagaagatgaagaactTGAAATGGCTCAGGAGCACCAGAGGTATCGCGCAATGTCagatgctgcagcaagagACATCCAGATGGAGGAACAGAGAACCGCTCAGCCCCAGCTGGCTCCAGACGATCAACAGAAATTAGCTCGACCTGCCGAGAATGGGCTTTTGCGTGACCTTCCCTTCGTCCTGCAGGGCTTATCGTCATCGAACCTTGAATTTACGTCCTCTACCCTCAAACTGCCGCCAACACTGCCCATTCCCTTGGTATCTCTTCTGAACACTTTGGCGGAGCCGGGCCTGCTATATAAAGGGTTGTCGGCTTTCGTTGAAAGCTCCAGTGGGGGGTTGTTGAACCAAAGTTTGCGAGCGGCTCTCTCAAATGAGCTCCGTTCGTATCTAGGATTAGTTGCGACACTGGAAGGGGAAATTCGAAGGGCGCTGGCCGCTCCTGGAGCTTCTACTTCTCCCGCCAGCGTAGCCAAAACCGGGGTCACATTGAAAAGATGTGTAGTATGGACAAGAGATGCGACAATGGCACTGAGGTTAATGAGCGTGattgtcgaagaagctcagA ACAAGAAGGGCGGCCAACTTATATCGATGATACATGGTTTCTCGACTTCCCATGGCGATCCTTTCGTCTGCGCACTAGCTGAGAAACTGCTCACACATGTTACGCGCCCGTTCTATGACATGCTGCGCTTATGGATCTATGATGGCGAGCTTTCAGATCCATACCAAGAGTTTTTTGTAGTAGAGCCGGAGGTTAGTCCAAGTACTGATCCCCGGCGCCTCGCGACAAGCGTTTGGGAAGACAAGTATAAGCTTGACGACGATTTGGTGCCATCAATTATCACGCAGGATTTTGCCAAGAAAGTATTTTTGATCGGAAAATCTCTGAATTTCATCAGGTACGGCTGCGGGGACTCGGGATGGGTAGAAGCCTATTCAAAGGAGAGTTCGAAAGAGTTGCGGTACGGCGACACAGCAAGTCTAGAGACATCCATCGATGAGGCATATAAATCCACAATGGCGCGGCTGATTTACCTCATGGATGAAAAATTCAAGCTCTTTGATCATCTTCGGGCACTGAAGAAATACCTGTTACTGGGACAGGGAGATTTTATCGCCCTCTTGATGGAATCACTGGCTTCAAACCTCGACCGTCCTGCTAATTCCCAGTACAGACATACGCTCACGGCTCAGTTGGAGCATGCTATTCGTGCTTCTAATGCTCAATATGATTCGTCAGATGTCCTTCGCCGTCTGGATGCCCGGATGCTCGAGCTCAGCCACGGTGAGATTGGCTGGGACTGTTTCACGCTAGAATATAAGATAGATGCCCCAGTTGATGTAGTCATTACACCCTGGGGCTCTACTCAATATTTGAAAGTCTTCAATTTCCTATGGCGCGTGAAACGGGTCGAGTTTGCGCTTGGTAGTACTTGGCGTCGATGTATGACCGGTGCCAGAGGCGTACTGAGAAGTGTCGACGATAAGGTAGGGCCTGACTGGAAGGGAGCAAGATGCGCTATTGCTGAAATGATACATTTTGTTTGCCAATTACAATATTACATCCTGTTCGAAGTCATCGAGGCTAGTTGGGATCAGTTGCAAGCATCTATTTCCAAGCCAGGATGTACACTGGATGATCTCATCGAAGCACACACCAAATATCTCGAATCGATTACGCACAAGGGCCTACTaggctcatcatcttcgtccaagAGCTCGTCCTCCAACAAGCATCAAGAAGAGAGCTTCTTGACTCAACTACACCAGATACTGAAGATCATGCTTGCATATAAGGATGCTGTCGATGGGTTATACTCGTTCTCTGTCGCCGAGTTCACCCGAAGACAAGAACTCAGTGCTAAAATCGAGACGCGAACCGCACAAGGCCGATGGGGCGTTACAGAACGTGACCTTCTCTCATCCAGGCGCACTCGTGGACACCAAAACTCGGTTTCTTCGATGTCCACGCCGAACGTTGGGAACTCCGCGGACGATATAGGTACACCGTCGTCCCTCATGGGTCAGGACCTTTCAGCAGACGACCACATGCTTGCGTCCCTACGTGTTCGACTCCGAGATCTGTCTGCCGAGTTTCGGTCACGGTTGAATACGCTCCTGGGCGACCTAGCATACCAACCAGATGTAGACATGCGGTTCCTCGCTGTAGTAATGAACTTCAACGACTTCTACGAACCGGTACGAAAGCGAAGGACAGCGACGAGCTCTCGAGACAAGGAAAGACTCCGCCGCAAAGCAGCAGAGGGGAATGcacaaaaggaaatgaagaaagagagaagagatccAACCGGGCCAGAAAGCGCCAGTGGCTCAGGTGCCCAAGCACCATAA
- the atfA gene encoding bZIP transcription factor atfA (transcriptional activator FOSB/c-Fos and related bZIP transcription factors) — MSAAVASAVTGTLTHRADTINTSPMDAKKNALETEDSQAPSSETKNIKSDVDPQTSLAPPPRPAITSAADTPDYFNSVHNPFSLEPNPFEQSFGGGTSGGSSGETPGKSILPPVASLTSPALPGTSSAGGGYSWSNSLRSGPLSPAMLAGPTGSSDYFDSIGRGFPTPNESSLRTGLTPGGGGSMFPAPSPNSQALLQQLQSGGATPSTIEFHRTALNAAKKNALNGPTSNPTSDPEQASQNTNMDMKPNQPDPFGHHDAADAANGLFMLAKGGQANPNQFAVSNQSSIPPQNIQNNDQARDSDRRTSNGGRETSGDVSDVQGEQAKPATKGKKKNTATKTSGAANNRRKADDAPVKGSNKKAKLSSGSTEPPSDAGDSEEEEEQKKKSQSDSKKMTDEEKRKNFLERNRVAALKCRQRKKQWLANLQAKVELFTSENDALTATVTQLREEIVNLKTLLLAHKDCPVSQAQGLGPLMMNGMSAGFDPHPYNIPNNMGMQPGAPIPTQGLRRQ, encoded by the exons ATGTCTGCAGCTGTTGCATCAGCAGTTACAGGCACCTTAACACATCGCGCTGATACAATTAATACATCCCCAATGGACGCGAAAAAGAACGCTTTGGAAACTGAAG ACTCCCAGGCGCCGTCTTCAGAGACTAAGAATATAAAATCCGATGTAGATCCCCAGACCTCACTGGCGCCTCCCCCGCGGCCGGCCATAACATCAGCTGCGGATACCCCGGATTACTTTAACTCTGTGCACAATCCCTTTTCACTTGAACCGAATCCCTTTGAGCAATCCTTTGGTGGTGGCACTAGTGGTGGCTCCTCTGGCGAGACACCCGGGAAGTCGATCCTTCCCCCAGTCGCTTCGCTCACGTCTCCTGCCTTACCTGGTACTAGCTCGGCCGGAGGCGGTTATAGCTGGTCCAACTCGTTGCGCTCTGGGCCCTTGAGCCCGGCCATGCTCGCTGGGCCGACTGGCTCAAGCGATTATTTCGACAGCATTGGCAGAGGCTTCCCTACCCCGAACGAGTCCTCTCTGCGCACCGGATTGACtcctggtggtggaggtTCCATGTTTCCGGCACCTAGTCCGAACTCCCAGGCGCTCCTGCAGCAACTGCAAAGCGGGGGTGCAACTCCCTCAACCATTGAGTTTCATCGTACTGCGTTGAACGCCGCCAAGAAAAACGCTCTGAATGGCCCAACCTCTAACCCCACGTCTGATCCTGAACAAGCCTCACAGAACACGAACATGGATATGAAACCCAACCAGCCAGATCCTTTCGGCCACCATGATGCCGCGGATGCCGCGAATGGGTTGTTCATGCTCGCCAAGGGCGGACAAGCAAATCCTAACCAATTCGCTGTTTCCAATCAGTCGTCAATACCACCGCAGAACATACAAAACAACGACCAGGCTCGCGATTCTGATCGGCGAACCTCTAACGGTGGCAGAGAGACAAGTGGCGACGTGTCTGACGTGCAAGGTGAACAGGCAAAACCTGCCacgaaagggaagaaaaagaatacGGCTACTAAGACCAGCGGGGCAGCGAACAATCGGCGTAAAGCAGATGATGCTCCAGTTAAAGGGTCGAACAAGAAAGCCAAGCTTAGCTCTGGTAGCACTGAGCCTCCCTCTGATGCCGGTGattcagaagaagaagaagagcagaagaaaaagtccCAGTCGGAcagcaagaagatgacggatgaagagaagaggaagaatttcCTCGAGAGGAATCG GGTCGCTGCATTGAAATGtcgccagaggaagaaacagTGGCTTGCCAACTTACAAGCGAAAGTTGAGCTCTTCACTTCAGAAAATGATGCGCTTACTGCTACCGTCACTCAATTGCGTGAAGAGATCGTCAACCTCAAAACGCTTCTACTCGCACATAAGGACTGCCCGGTTTCTCAAGCCCAAGGCCTTGggcccttgatgatgaacgGCATGTCGGCAGGATTCGACCCTCATCCGTACAACATCCCTAACAACATGGGCATGCAACCAGGCGCACCTATTCCTACACAGGGACTCCGAAGACAATGA
- a CDS encoding uncharacterized protein (predicted protein) encodes MEEKFITAFNEALPTQWPSFAENPKVKITVLNMGLHAVPATTKFQLVVSPANSYGRLDGAFDDAISRKFCRPHHPYDTLTRAAQQVLYEKWRGFAPPGSCTLVPFPKDMEGTNAWGCKWVAICPTMRAPDNVTWDREVVYECAWSLLCQLESWNHDRTEDRIDSILMTPLATGVGRVSPQRWASQFILAMKHFVDALERPERWSQLGWRDIEEGVLEVEETWKE; translated from the coding sequence atggaggagaagttcaTCACGGCATTCAACGAAGCTCTCCCAACTCAATGGCCGTCCTTCGCAGAAAACCCGAAGGTCAAGATTACCGTGCTTAATATGGGACTCCATGCGGTCCCTGCCACGACCAAATTCCAATTAGTTGTCTCACCTGCCAACTCCTACGGCCGCCTGGACGGCGCCTTTGATGATGCGATCTCGCGGAAATTCTGCCGGCCACATCATCCTTATGACACACTCACGCGCGCAGCGCAGCAAGTGCTTTACGAAAAATGGAGAGGCTTTGCGCCCCCGGGATCTTGCACGCTGGTCCCGTTCCCTAAAGATATGGAAGGCACAAATGCTTGGGGTTGTAAATGGGTAGCTATTTGTCCGACCATGCGAGCACCAGATAACGTTACGTGGGACCGAGAAGTGGTGTACGAGTGTGCGTGGAGTTTGCTATGTCAACTGGAAAGCTGGAACCATGACCGAACCGAGGACAGGATCGACAGCATACTGATGACACCACTGGCGACGGGGGTTGGGCGTGTAAGTCCTCAGAGATGGGCATCGCAGTTCATCCTAGCGATGAAGCATTTCGTGGATGCGTTGGAACGACCAGAGAGATGGAGTCAATTGGGATGGAGGGACATCGAAGAGGGTGTGCTGGAAGTCGAAGAAACATGGAAAGAATAA
- a CDS encoding hydroxyisourate hydrolase (predicted protein) has product MSRDPITCHVLNTLSGTPAANLPVTLTLLSAPSSSQSPITFTATTDADGRVKNWTPATNCPAPVPAILASLPAADSKTHWSVRFEVGPWYEAQGVESFWPEVEVKFTVKGRGREGEEGWRHYHVPVLLGPWNYSTYRGS; this is encoded by the coding sequence ATGTCTCGCGACCCTATTACCTGCCACGTGCTAAATACTCTGTCGGGAACCCCGGCGGCGAACCTCCCGGTGACGCTGACTCTCTTGTCGGCCCCTTCAAGCAGCCAAAGCCCCATCACTTTTACCGCGACCACCGACGCTGATGGTCGCGTCAAGAACTGGACGCCTGCGACAAATTGCCCAGCCCCTGTTCCTGCTATCCTCGCATCCCTCCCAGCGGCTGACAGCAAGACACACTGGTCAGTGCGATTCGAAGTTGGACCATGGTATGAAGCGCAAGGAGTCGAGAGTTTCTGGCCCGAGGTGGAGGTGAAATTCACAGTGAAGGGACGTGGTcgagaaggggaggagggatGGCGGCACTATCATGTGCCGGTGCTCCTGGGGCCTTGGAACTACTCAACTTACCGCGGATCGTGA
- a CDS encoding ArsA family ATPase (putative arsenite-translocating ATPase) translates to MSTAVVQADDLMEPSLQSIVSQDTLRWIFVGGKGGVGKTTTSCSLAIQLAKARKSVLLISTDPAHNLSDAFGQKFGKEARLVDGYTNLSAMEIDPNGSIQDLLASGEGQGDDPMAGLGVGNMMQDLAFSIPGVDEAMSFAEVLKQVKSLSYEVIVFDTAPTGHTLRFLQFPTVLEKALAKLSQLSSQFGPMLNSILGSRGGLPGGQNIDELLQKMESLRETISEVNTQFKNPDMTTFVCVCIAEFLSLYETERMIQELTSYNIDTHAIVVNQLLFPKQGSECEQCNARRKMQKKYLEQIEELYEDFNVVRMPLLVEEVRGKEKLEKFSDMLIHPYVPPQ, encoded by the exons ATGTCTACAGCCGTCGTACAGGCCGACGATCTTATGGAGCCTTCGCTCCAGTCGATTGTCAGCCAGGATACCCTCCGCTGGATCTTCGTTGGTGGTAAAGGAGGTGTTGGTAAAACAACTACCTCCTGTTCTCTTGCGATTCAGCTGGCCAAAGCTCGCAAATCGGTTCTACTCATCTCGACCGATCCCGCACACAACCTCAGTGACGCCTTTGGGCAAAAGTTTGGAAAGGAAGCCCGATTGGTTGATGGGTACACCAACCTTAGTGCTATGGAGATTGACCCCAATGGCAGCATCCAGGACCTGCTGGCCAGCGGCGAGGGGCAGGGCGACGACCCTATGGCTGGATTGGGCGTTGGGAACATGATGCAAGATCTAGCATTCAGC ATCCCCGGTGTTGATGAAGCCATGTCCTTTGCGGAAGTTTTGAAGCAAGTCAAATCCTTGTCGTATGAAGTTATTGTTTTCGACACCGCCCCTACCGGCCACACCTTGCGTTTCCTTCAATTTCCCACCGTGCTCGAAAAGGCTCTTGCAAAGCTTTCGCAGTTGTCGTCTCAATTCGGCCCGATGTTGAACTCCATTCTTGGCTCCCGCGGTGGTCTTCCGGGTGGTCAGAACATTGACGAGCTTttgcagaagatggagtCTCTCAGAGAGACCATCAGCGAAGTCAACACTCAATTTAAGAACCCGGACATGACCACCTTTGTGTGTGTCTGTATTGCTGAGTTCTTGTCTCTGTATGAGACGGAACGTATGATCCAAGAGCTGACAAGCTACAACATTGACACACACGCCATTGTCGTCAATCAGCTTTTGTTCCCCAAGCAGGGTAGTGAGTGTGAACAATGTAATGCACGCaggaagatgcagaagaAGTACCTTGAGCAGATTGAAGAACTCTATGAAGATTTCAATGTTGTCCGGATGCCGCTGCTCGTTGAAGAAGTcagaggaaaggagaaacTTGAAAA ATTCAGCGACATGCTCATTCACCCATATGTTCCCCCGCAGTAA
- a CDS encoding eukaryotic translation initiation factor 3 subunit E (translation initiation factor 3, subunit e (eIF-3e)), which yields MAANVPPSAETLLSGAAAHPPKTAEEIANQYDLLPKLIPFLDRHLVFPLLEFSSGQDDDKEIVRAKYELLKHTNMTDYVANLWQEINNSDTIPDEFVKKREEVLAKLQHYQEESAKITELLQDEDVVGNLRSDKVANLKFLEEQHGVTPEMVNSLFDYGRFQYSCGSYGNAAELLYQFRVLSTDNDKVASATWGKLASEILTTSWEAAMEEVQKAKESIETRLFNNPLGQLQNRSWLIHWSLFPFFNYDPARDVLTDLFFSPAYINTIQTHCPWILRYLAAAVITNRGRAHKSSSLYQKQLKDLIRVVRQEGYEYSDPITDFVKALYIDFDFEEAQKKLGEAEDVLRSDFFLVSAADAFVEAARHLISESYCKIHQRIDIKDLSTRLGLNQDEGEKWIVNLIRDTRVDAKIDYKEGTVIMNHPPQSVYQQVIEKTKGAFFRTQVLSAAVAK from the exons ATGGCAGCCAACGTTCCCCCCTCCGCTGAAACTTTGCTCAGCGGTGCCGCCGCTCACCCCCCCAAGACCGCTGAAGAGATCGCCAACCAATATGATTTGCTACCCAAGTTGATCCCCTTCCTCGACCGCcatcttgttttccctctgCTCGAATTCAGCTCCGGCCAGGATGATGATAAGGAGATTGTGCGGGCGAAATATGAGCTGCTGAAACATACCAACATGACCGACTATGTCGCCAACCTGTGGCAGGAAATCAACAACTCCGATACCATTCCCGATGAGTTTgtcaagaagagggaggaggttCTCGCTAAGTTGCAACATTACCAGGAGGAGAGCGCCAAGATCACCGAATTGCttcaggatgaggatgttgttggtAACCTGCGGAGTGACAAGGTTGCCAACTTGAAGTTCCTCGAGGAACAGCACGGCGTTACCCCCGAGATGGTCAACAGCCTTTTCGACTACGGCCGCTTTCAGTACAGCTGTGGTAGCTACGGTAACGCTGCCGAGCTGCTGTATCAGTTCCGTGTTCTTTCCACCGACAACGACAAGGTTGCCTCGGCCACATGGGGTAAGCTTGCCTCAGAGATTTTGACCACCAGCTGGGAGGCTGCCATGGAGGAggtccagaaggccaaggagtCGATCGAAACCCGCCTATTCAACAACCCCTTGGGTCAGCTACAGAACCGCTCTTGGTTGATCCACtggtctcttttccccttctttaACTACGACCCCGCCCGCGATGTCCTGAccgaccttttcttctcccctgCCTACATCAACACCATTCAGACCCACTGCCCTTGGATTCTGCGGTACCTTGCTGCCGCTGTTATCACCAACCGCGGCCGTGCACACAAGAGCAGCAGTCTCTACCAGAAGCAGCTGAAGGACCTCATCCGGGTTGTCCGCCAGGAGGGCTACGAATACTCCGACCCCATCACCGACTTTGTCAAGGCTTTATACATCGACTTCGATTTCGAGGAGgcccagaagaagctgggtgAGGCCGAGGATGTGTTGAGGAGCgatttcttcctcgtctctGCGGCCGATGCTTTCGTCGAGGCTGCCCGTCACCTTATCTCCGAGAGCTACTGCAAGATCCACCAACGGATTGATATCAA GGATCTTTCCACCCGTCTCGGCCTGAACCAGGATGAGGGTGAGAAGTGGATTGTCAACCTCATCCGCGATACCAGAGTCGATGCCAAGATTGATTATAAGGAAGGCACAGTGATCATGAACCACCCCCCTCAGTCGGTGTACCAGCAGGTTATTGAGAAGACCAAGGGCGCCTTCTTCCGGACACAAGTCTTGAG TGCGGCCGTCGCAAAATAA
- a CDS encoding mitochondrial 54S ribosomal protein mL49 (predicted protein) yields the protein MASLLQSRPVCSTVRKQSTVLPTYLQNASQSVASTSRTCSSFSTLSSSSRLINSQHCLRSLQRFNPRSAAPTQQCRTFLVQLKRQSQTLKENAPSTATPLPSSANLQLTNLPYFIRRTASNQLPVYLVTKAGGTKQQTKIQKTEGDLDALRNDLARYLGLESGEPRSPKSSDITINRLNGHIIVKGWRKPEIQKFLLERNF from the exons ATGGCGTCTCTCCTGCAGTCCCGTCCCGTCTGCTCGACCGTTCGCAAGCAGTCGACGGTTTTACCTACCTATCTTCAAAATGCTTCGCAGTCCGTTGCTTCTACTTCAAGGACATGTAGCTCATTCTCTAcactatcttcatcctctaGATTGATCAATTCTC AACATTGCCTCCGGTCCCTCCAACGCTTCAATCCCCGCTCCGCAGCTCCTACACAGCAATGCCGGACCTTCCTGGTACAATTAAAACGCCAGTCCCAGACCCTGAAAGAGAACGCCCCTTCGACAGCTACTCCCCTCCCATCATCGGCCAACTTGCAACTCACAAATCTTCCCTATTTCATTCGTCGTACTGCCTCGAACCAACTTCCAGTATACCTGGTCACCAAGGCCGGTGGTACCAAGCAGCAGACCAAGATACAGAAGACCGAAGGTGACCTGGATGCTCTTAGGAACGACCTTGCACGGTATCTGGGTCTTGAGTCCGGCGAGCCTCGCTCCCCCAAGAGCTCAGACATTACAATCAACCGTCTTAATGGACACATCATTGTCAAG GGTTGGCGAAAGCCTGAGATTCAGAAATTCCTTTTGGAGCGTAATTTTTAG